Proteins co-encoded in one Erinaceus europaeus chromosome 2, mEriEur2.1, whole genome shotgun sequence genomic window:
- the SETD6 gene encoding N-lysine methyltransferase SETD6 isoform X4: MAAPAKRSRVVAPAGSGEHDPASDPDPDPDPDPDPDPDPVAGFLRWCGQVGLELSPKVAVSRQGTVAGYGMVARESLQPGELLFAVPRAALLSPRTCSIRGLLEREQGALQSQSGWVPLLLALLHELQAPASLWSPYLALWPKLGQLEHPMFWPEEERKRLLQGTGVPEAVEKDLSNIQSEYCSIVLPFMEAHPDLFSHRVRSLELYRQLVALVMAYSFQEPLEEDEDEKEPNSPLMVPAADILNHVANHNANLEYSPDCLRMVATQPIPKGHEIFNTYGQMANWQLIHMYGFVEPYPDNTDDTADIQMVTVREAALQGIKVEAERLLLHERWDFLCKLEMVGEEGAFVIGRKEVLTDEELITTLKIGRHQTTKDYSSTLIPMWYRDLNPGSMNSIYHQGRCPTWRTLITHPSRNCSIS; the protein is encoded by the exons ATGGCGGCCCCGGCTAAACGCTCGCGG GTTGTGGCGCCTGCGGGCAGCGGAGAGCACGACCCAGCCTCGGACCCAGACCCGGATCCGGACCCGGACCCGGACCCGGACCCGGACCCGGTGGCCGGCTTCCTGCGCTGGTGCGGGCAGGTGGGACTGGAGCTGAGTCCCAAG GTGGCGGTGAGCCGGCAGGGCACGGTGGCCGGCTACGGCATGGTGGCCCGGGAGAGCCTGCAGCCCGGGGAGCTGCTGTTCGCGGTGCCGCGCGCCGCGCTCCTGTCGCCGCGCACCTGCTCCATCCGCGGCCTCCTGGAGCGAG AGCAAGGCGCACTACAGAGCCAGTCTGGCTGGGTGCCGCTGCTGCTGGCGCTGCTCCATGAGCTGCAAGCCCCTGCCTCGCTGTGGAGCCCCTACTTAGCTCTCTGGCCCAAACTGGGCCAATTGGAACACCCTATGTTCTG GCCCGAAGAAGAACGCAAGAGACTGCTGCAGGGCACAGGGGTGCCTGAGGCCGTGGAGAAGGATCTGTCCAACATTCAAAGCGAGTACTGCTCCATCGTGCTGCCCTTCATGGAGGCTCACCCGGATCTTTTTAGCCACAGGGTCCGCTCCCTGGAGCTCTACCGCCAGCTTGTGGCTCTTGTGATGGCTTACAG CTTTCAGGAACCACTGGAGGAAGATGAGGATGAAAAGGAGCCAAATTCCCCTTTGATGGTGCCTGCTGCAGACATACTAAATCATGTAGCCAATCACAATGCCAATCTAGAATACTCTCCA GATTGTCTTCGGATGGTAGCTACTCAGCCCATTCCTAAAGGCCATGAGATTTTCAATACTTATGGTCAAATGGCTAACTGGCAACTGATTCATATGTACGGTTTTGTTGAACCATATCCAGACAATACTGATGACACGGCTGACATTCAGATGGTGACAGTTCGTGAAGCAGCATTACAGG GGATAAAAGTTGAAGCTGAAAGGCTCTTATTACACGAACGCTGGGATTTCTTATGCAAACTGGAGATGGTAGGGGAAGAGGGGGCATTTGTGATTGGGCGAAAAGAAGTGCTGACTGATGAGGAACTGATCACCACACTCAAG ataggaaGACATCAGACAACCAAAGACTACTCCAGTACCTTAATACCTATGTGGtacagggacttaaacccaggctcCATGAACAGCATTTACCATCAAGGCAGGTGTCCTACCTGGAGAACCTTAATTACCCACCCAAGCCGCAACTGCTCTATCTCATAG
- the SETD6 gene encoding N-lysine methyltransferase SETD6 isoform X1: MAAPAKRSRVVAPAGSGEHDPASDPDPDPDPDPDPDPDPVAGFLRWCGQVGLELSPKVAVSRQGTVAGYGMVARESLQPGELLFAVPRAALLSPRTCSIRGLLEREQGALQSQSGWVPLLLALLHELQAPASLWSPYLALWPKLGQLEHPMFWPEEERKRLLQGTGVPEAVEKDLSNIQSEYCSIVLPFMEAHPDLFSHRVRSLELYRQLVALVMAYSFQEPLEEDEDEKEPNSPLMVPAADILNHVANHNANLEYSPDCLRMVATQPIPKGHEIFNTYGQMANWQLIHMYGFVEPYPDNTDDTADIQMVTVREAALQGIKVEAERLLLHERWDFLCKLEMVGEEGAFVIGRKEVLTDEELITTLKVLCMSAEEFTEFKDHSGWEDKWEEDSLMITNIPRLKASWKQLLRDSVLLTLQTYATDLKTEQDLLSSEVYVKLSWREQQALQIGRHQTTKDYSSTLIPMWYRDLNPGSMNSIYHQGRCPTWRTLITHPSRNCSIS, from the exons ATGGCGGCCCCGGCTAAACGCTCGCGG GTTGTGGCGCCTGCGGGCAGCGGAGAGCACGACCCAGCCTCGGACCCAGACCCGGATCCGGACCCGGACCCGGACCCGGACCCGGACCCGGTGGCCGGCTTCCTGCGCTGGTGCGGGCAGGTGGGACTGGAGCTGAGTCCCAAG GTGGCGGTGAGCCGGCAGGGCACGGTGGCCGGCTACGGCATGGTGGCCCGGGAGAGCCTGCAGCCCGGGGAGCTGCTGTTCGCGGTGCCGCGCGCCGCGCTCCTGTCGCCGCGCACCTGCTCCATCCGCGGCCTCCTGGAGCGAG AGCAAGGCGCACTACAGAGCCAGTCTGGCTGGGTGCCGCTGCTGCTGGCGCTGCTCCATGAGCTGCAAGCCCCTGCCTCGCTGTGGAGCCCCTACTTAGCTCTCTGGCCCAAACTGGGCCAATTGGAACACCCTATGTTCTG GCCCGAAGAAGAACGCAAGAGACTGCTGCAGGGCACAGGGGTGCCTGAGGCCGTGGAGAAGGATCTGTCCAACATTCAAAGCGAGTACTGCTCCATCGTGCTGCCCTTCATGGAGGCTCACCCGGATCTTTTTAGCCACAGGGTCCGCTCCCTGGAGCTCTACCGCCAGCTTGTGGCTCTTGTGATGGCTTACAG CTTTCAGGAACCACTGGAGGAAGATGAGGATGAAAAGGAGCCAAATTCCCCTTTGATGGTGCCTGCTGCAGACATACTAAATCATGTAGCCAATCACAATGCCAATCTAGAATACTCTCCA GATTGTCTTCGGATGGTAGCTACTCAGCCCATTCCTAAAGGCCATGAGATTTTCAATACTTATGGTCAAATGGCTAACTGGCAACTGATTCATATGTACGGTTTTGTTGAACCATATCCAGACAATACTGATGACACGGCTGACATTCAGATGGTGACAGTTCGTGAAGCAGCATTACAGG GGATAAAAGTTGAAGCTGAAAGGCTCTTATTACACGAACGCTGGGATTTCTTATGCAAACTGGAGATGGTAGGGGAAGAGGGGGCATTTGTGATTGGGCGAAAAGAAGTGCTGACTGATGAGGAACTGATCACCACACTCAAG GTACTGTGCATGTCTGCTGAAGAGTTCACAGAATTTAAAGATCACAGTGGATGGGAAGATAAGTGGGAAGAGGACAGCCTGATGATCACAAATATTCCCAGGCTCAAGGCATCATGGAAACAGCTTCTTCGGGATAGTGTTTTGTTGACCCTGCAGACCTATGCCACAGACTTAAAAACTGAACAAGATTTACTCAGCAGTGAGGTCTATGTTAAACTCAGCTGGAGGGAACAGCAAGCCTTACAG ataggaaGACATCAGACAACCAAAGACTACTCCAGTACCTTAATACCTATGTGGtacagggacttaaacccaggctcCATGAACAGCATTTACCATCAAGGCAGGTGTCCTACCTGGAGAACCTTAATTACCCACCCAAGCCGCAACTGCTCTATCTCATAG
- the SETD6 gene encoding N-lysine methyltransferase SETD6 isoform X3, whose amino-acid sequence MAAPAKRSRVVAPAGSGEHDPASDPDPDPDPDPDPDPDPVAGFLRWCGQVGLELSPKVAVSRQGTVAGYGMVARESLQPGELLFAVPRAALLSPRTCSIRGLLEREQGALQSQSGWVPLLLALLHELQAPASLWSPYLALWPKLGQLEHPMFWPEEERKRLLQGTGVPEAVEKDLSNIQSEYCSIVLPFMEAHPDLFSHRVRSLELYRQLVALVMAYSFQEPLEEDEDEKEPNSPLMVPAADILNHVANHNANLEYSPDCLRMVATQPIPKGHEIFNTYGQMANWQLIHMYGFVEPYPDNTDDTADIQMVTVREAALQGIKVEAERLLLHERWDFLCKLEMVGEEGAFVIGRKEVLTDEELITTLKVLCMSAEEFTEFKDHSGWEDKWEEDSLMITNIPRLKASWKQLLRDSVLLTLQTYATDLKTEQDLLSSEVYVKLSWREQQALQEDIRQPKTTPVP is encoded by the exons ATGGCGGCCCCGGCTAAACGCTCGCGG GTTGTGGCGCCTGCGGGCAGCGGAGAGCACGACCCAGCCTCGGACCCAGACCCGGATCCGGACCCGGACCCGGACCCGGACCCGGACCCGGTGGCCGGCTTCCTGCGCTGGTGCGGGCAGGTGGGACTGGAGCTGAGTCCCAAG GTGGCGGTGAGCCGGCAGGGCACGGTGGCCGGCTACGGCATGGTGGCCCGGGAGAGCCTGCAGCCCGGGGAGCTGCTGTTCGCGGTGCCGCGCGCCGCGCTCCTGTCGCCGCGCACCTGCTCCATCCGCGGCCTCCTGGAGCGAG AGCAAGGCGCACTACAGAGCCAGTCTGGCTGGGTGCCGCTGCTGCTGGCGCTGCTCCATGAGCTGCAAGCCCCTGCCTCGCTGTGGAGCCCCTACTTAGCTCTCTGGCCCAAACTGGGCCAATTGGAACACCCTATGTTCTG GCCCGAAGAAGAACGCAAGAGACTGCTGCAGGGCACAGGGGTGCCTGAGGCCGTGGAGAAGGATCTGTCCAACATTCAAAGCGAGTACTGCTCCATCGTGCTGCCCTTCATGGAGGCTCACCCGGATCTTTTTAGCCACAGGGTCCGCTCCCTGGAGCTCTACCGCCAGCTTGTGGCTCTTGTGATGGCTTACAG CTTTCAGGAACCACTGGAGGAAGATGAGGATGAAAAGGAGCCAAATTCCCCTTTGATGGTGCCTGCTGCAGACATACTAAATCATGTAGCCAATCACAATGCCAATCTAGAATACTCTCCA GATTGTCTTCGGATGGTAGCTACTCAGCCCATTCCTAAAGGCCATGAGATTTTCAATACTTATGGTCAAATGGCTAACTGGCAACTGATTCATATGTACGGTTTTGTTGAACCATATCCAGACAATACTGATGACACGGCTGACATTCAGATGGTGACAGTTCGTGAAGCAGCATTACAGG GGATAAAAGTTGAAGCTGAAAGGCTCTTATTACACGAACGCTGGGATTTCTTATGCAAACTGGAGATGGTAGGGGAAGAGGGGGCATTTGTGATTGGGCGAAAAGAAGTGCTGACTGATGAGGAACTGATCACCACACTCAAG GTACTGTGCATGTCTGCTGAAGAGTTCACAGAATTTAAAGATCACAGTGGATGGGAAGATAAGTGGGAAGAGGACAGCCTGATGATCACAAATATTCCCAGGCTCAAGGCATCATGGAAACAGCTTCTTCGGGATAGTGTTTTGTTGACCCTGCAGACCTATGCCACAGACTTAAAAACTGAACAAGATTTACTCAGCAGTGAGGTCTATGTTAAACTCAGCTGGAGGGAACAGCAAGCCTTACAG gaaGACATCAGACAACCAAAGACTACTCCAGTACCTTAA
- the SETD6 gene encoding N-lysine methyltransferase SETD6 isoform X2, with protein MAAPAKRSRVVAPAGSGEHDPASDPDPDPDPDPDPDPDPVAGFLRWCGQVGLELSPKVAVSRQGTVAGYGMVARESLQPGELLFAVPRAALLSPRTCSIRGLLEREQGALQSQSGWVPLLLALLHELQAPASLWSPYLALWPKLGQLEHPMFWPEEERKRLLQGTGVPEAVEKDLSNIQSEYCSIVLPFMEAHPDLFSHRVRSLELYRQLVALVMAYSFQEPLEEDEDEKEPNSPLMVPAADILNHVANHNANLEYSPDCLRMVATQPIPKGHEIFNTYGQMANWQLIHMYGFVEPYPDNTDDTADIQMVTVREAALQGIKVEAERLLLHERWDFLCKLEMVGEEGAFVIGRKEVLTDEELITTLKVLCMSAEEFTEFKDHSGWEDKWEEDSLMITNIPRLKASWKQLLRDSVLLTLQTYATDLKTEQDLLSSEVYVKLSWREQQALQVRYGQKMILHQLLELTN; from the exons ATGGCGGCCCCGGCTAAACGCTCGCGG GTTGTGGCGCCTGCGGGCAGCGGAGAGCACGACCCAGCCTCGGACCCAGACCCGGATCCGGACCCGGACCCGGACCCGGACCCGGACCCGGTGGCCGGCTTCCTGCGCTGGTGCGGGCAGGTGGGACTGGAGCTGAGTCCCAAG GTGGCGGTGAGCCGGCAGGGCACGGTGGCCGGCTACGGCATGGTGGCCCGGGAGAGCCTGCAGCCCGGGGAGCTGCTGTTCGCGGTGCCGCGCGCCGCGCTCCTGTCGCCGCGCACCTGCTCCATCCGCGGCCTCCTGGAGCGAG AGCAAGGCGCACTACAGAGCCAGTCTGGCTGGGTGCCGCTGCTGCTGGCGCTGCTCCATGAGCTGCAAGCCCCTGCCTCGCTGTGGAGCCCCTACTTAGCTCTCTGGCCCAAACTGGGCCAATTGGAACACCCTATGTTCTG GCCCGAAGAAGAACGCAAGAGACTGCTGCAGGGCACAGGGGTGCCTGAGGCCGTGGAGAAGGATCTGTCCAACATTCAAAGCGAGTACTGCTCCATCGTGCTGCCCTTCATGGAGGCTCACCCGGATCTTTTTAGCCACAGGGTCCGCTCCCTGGAGCTCTACCGCCAGCTTGTGGCTCTTGTGATGGCTTACAG CTTTCAGGAACCACTGGAGGAAGATGAGGATGAAAAGGAGCCAAATTCCCCTTTGATGGTGCCTGCTGCAGACATACTAAATCATGTAGCCAATCACAATGCCAATCTAGAATACTCTCCA GATTGTCTTCGGATGGTAGCTACTCAGCCCATTCCTAAAGGCCATGAGATTTTCAATACTTATGGTCAAATGGCTAACTGGCAACTGATTCATATGTACGGTTTTGTTGAACCATATCCAGACAATACTGATGACACGGCTGACATTCAGATGGTGACAGTTCGTGAAGCAGCATTACAGG GGATAAAAGTTGAAGCTGAAAGGCTCTTATTACACGAACGCTGGGATTTCTTATGCAAACTGGAGATGGTAGGGGAAGAGGGGGCATTTGTGATTGGGCGAAAAGAAGTGCTGACTGATGAGGAACTGATCACCACACTCAAG GTACTGTGCATGTCTGCTGAAGAGTTCACAGAATTTAAAGATCACAGTGGATGGGAAGATAAGTGGGAAGAGGACAGCCTGATGATCACAAATATTCCCAGGCTCAAGGCATCATGGAAACAGCTTCTTCGGGATAGTGTTTTGTTGACCCTGCAGACCTATGCCACAGACTTAAAAACTGAACAAGATTTACTCAGCAGTGAGGTCTATGTTAAACTCAGCTGGAGGGAACAGCAAGCCTTACAGGTTCGTTATGGTCAGAAGATGATCTTACACCAATTATTGGAACTGACTAATTAG